One window of Sphingomonas sp. KC8 genomic DNA carries:
- a CDS encoding TetR family transcriptional regulator: protein MSITRTRLSAEDSRLAALEAARAILIEDGPQGVTLKAVAARIGRTHANLLHHFGSALGLQQALAASMADRITMQIGATVLKARAGESDPREIVDMTFDAFDKEGAGALVSWMILSGDRAALAPILEAIHRLVDELGPLEGKPVHAITLSLVLTALGDALMGEAMAAALGLPRGTARELALAQINAFRNPDAQNTNGTHRTG from the coding sequence ATGTCAATAACACGGACACGACTGAGCGCCGAAGACAGCCGCCTCGCCGCATTGGAGGCCGCGCGTGCGATCCTGATCGAAGATGGCCCGCAGGGCGTAACGCTGAAGGCCGTCGCCGCGCGAATCGGTCGGACCCATGCCAATCTGCTGCATCATTTCGGTTCGGCTCTGGGGCTTCAGCAGGCGCTGGCAGCCAGCATGGCCGACCGGATTACGATGCAGATCGGGGCGACCGTGCTGAAGGCCCGCGCCGGTGAAAGCGATCCGCGCGAAATCGTCGACATGACGTTCGATGCCTTCGACAAGGAAGGTGCCGGCGCGCTGGTGTCATGGATGATCCTGTCGGGCGATCGCGCCGCCCTTGCCCCGATTCTGGAGGCGATTCACCGTCTGGTGGACGAACTAGGGCCGTTGGAAGGCAAACCGGTCCACGCCATCACCCTGTCACTGGTGCTGACGGCGCTGGGCGACGCGCTGATGGGCGAGGCAATGGCCGCTGCGCTCGGCCTGCCACGCGGCACCGCGCGCGAACTGGCGCTGGCCCAGATCAACGCCTTTCGAAACCCCGACGCGCAGAACACGAATGGCACGCATCGCACGGGGTGA
- a CDS encoding metal-dependent hydrolase, with product MPKTPTDLTINPRDRRFGRGLALDRWWLAGDPVATAFYNALSVTFPKGEGFFIDSVRRFRDGASPQLAGEIAAFTRQEVMHTREHVAFNRRVTDAGYDVSALERRVDDRLALVRSKAPIASLAATMALEHFTAILAHELLADPRHLANAEASARVMWRWHAMEEIEHKGVAYDTWLHATKDWPRCKRWKVKAKVMLLVTRNFMVDRTRGVLELARQDGLAGPRLWARTFWFAFVKPGMMRKIAAAWIAFFLPGFHPWKHDDRALIATAEREPEQGQAGAALAA from the coding sequence ATGCCCAAAACCCCCACGGATTTGACCATTAACCCCCGCGACAGGCGCTTTGGCCGGGGCCTTGCGCTGGATCGTTGGTGGCTGGCCGGCGATCCGGTTGCAACCGCATTCTACAATGCGCTGTCCGTCACCTTTCCCAAGGGGGAGGGGTTCTTCATCGACAGCGTGCGCCGGTTCCGCGACGGGGCATCGCCGCAACTGGCCGGCGAGATCGCGGCCTTCACCCGGCAGGAAGTGATGCACACGCGCGAGCATGTCGCGTTCAACCGGCGGGTGACGGATGCCGGCTACGACGTGTCGGCGCTGGAGCGACGGGTGGATGATCGCCTGGCCCTAGTTCGATCAAAGGCGCCGATCGCCAGCCTGGCCGCGACAATGGCGCTGGAACATTTCACCGCGATTCTGGCGCACGAACTGCTTGCCGATCCGCGTCATCTGGCCAATGCGGAGGCATCTGCCCGGGTAATGTGGCGCTGGCACGCGATGGAAGAAATCGAGCATAAGGGCGTCGCGTACGACACCTGGCTTCACGCGACGAAAGACTGGCCGCGTTGCAAGCGATGGAAGGTGAAGGCCAAGGTGATGCTGCTCGTCACGCGCAACTTCATGGTCGATCGCACGCGCGGCGTGCTGGAACTGGCGCGGCAGGACGGGCTTGCGGGGCCACGCCTGTGGGCGCGCACCTTCTGGTTCGCATTCGTGAAACCGGGGATGATGCGCAAGATCGCCGCCGCCTGGATCGCCTTCTTCCTGCCGGGCTTTCACCCCTGGAAGCATGACGACCGGGCCTTGATCGCAACGGCGGAACGAGAGCCGGAACAGGGGCAGGCCGGGGCCGCGCTGGCGGCCTGA
- a CDS encoding GNAT family N-acetyltransferase: MFARTERLLLRPAWDEDVPALHAAIGDEGVVRNLARAPWPYRLEDARTFVGLARDPALPDFLVFARTLGAPRLIGGVGLAREECGSVELGYWIARPYWGLGFATEAASAVIGMADQSLRIDQLVSCHFLDNPASANVLRKLGFKPTGDTFMRRSVARGRDVACAGFVRQAGAVGAPSRPALAA, encoded by the coding sequence ATGTTTGCCAGAACTGAACGGCTGCTGTTGCGGCCCGCGTGGGACGAAGACGTCCCGGCCCTGCATGCCGCGATCGGCGATGAGGGCGTTGTCCGCAATCTGGCGCGCGCGCCCTGGCCCTATCGGCTGGAAGATGCGCGCACCTTTGTCGGCCTGGCCCGTGATCCGGCATTGCCCGATTTCCTGGTTTTCGCCCGCACGCTGGGTGCGCCGCGCCTGATCGGCGGCGTCGGGCTGGCGCGCGAAGAATGCGGGTCGGTCGAACTGGGCTACTGGATCGCACGGCCTTATTGGGGGCTGGGCTTCGCCACCGAAGCGGCCAGCGCGGTCATCGGCATGGCGGATCAGTCGTTGCGGATCGACCAGCTGGTTTCATGCCACTTCCTCGACAATCCGGCGTCCGCCAACGTGCTGCGCAAGCTGGGCTTCAAGCCGACCGGTGACACGTTCATGCGGCGCAGTGTGGCGCGCGGCCGTGACGTCGCCTGCGCCGGCTTCGTCCGCCAGGCCGGCGCCGTCGGCGCGCCATCCAGGCCCGCGCTGGCAGCCTGA
- the rpmA gene encoding 50S ribosomal protein L27, whose protein sequence is MAHKKAGGSSRNGRDSAGRRLGVKKFGGQEVVGGNIIIRQRGTRVYPGRNVGMGKDHTLFALVEGRVAFHEGKLGRKYVSVDAVAAAAE, encoded by the coding sequence ATGGCACATAAGAAAGCAGGCGGCTCTTCGCGTAACGGTCGTGATTCGGCTGGTCGCCGCCTTGGCGTCAAGAAGTTCGGCGGCCAGGAAGTCGTCGGCGGCAACATTATCATCCGTCAGCGCGGCACCCGCGTCTATCCGGGCCGTAATGTCGGCATGGGCAAGGATCACACGCTGTTCGCGCTCGTCGAAGGCCGCGTGGCGTTCCACGAAGGCAAGCTCGGCCGCAAATATGTAAGCGTCGATGCTGTGGCGGCTGCCGCGGAATAA
- the rplU gene encoding 50S ribosomal protein L21: MFAIVRTGGKQYRVAAGDKIVVEKIAGEAGSTVELSDVLLAGEGAELKDVNGLVVTAEVIAQAKGEKVIVFKKRRRHNYRRRNGHRQRHTILKILSIGGEAPKAKKASKKAEAEAPAAAEA; the protein is encoded by the coding sequence ATGTTCGCTATCGTGCGCACGGGCGGCAAGCAGTATCGCGTTGCCGCAGGAGACAAGATCGTTGTCGAGAAGATCGCGGGTGAAGCGGGCTCGACCGTGGAACTCAGCGATGTGCTGCTCGCTGGCGAAGGTGCTGAACTCAAGGACGTGAACGGCTTGGTCGTCACGGCTGAGGTTATCGCCCAGGCCAAGGGCGAGAAGGTGATCGTTTTCAAAAAGCGTCGCCGTCACAACTACCGCCGTCGTAACGGCCATCGCCAGCGCCACACGATCCTGAAGATCTTGTCGATCGGTGGCGAAGCCCCGAAGGCCAAGAAGGCGTCGAAGAAGGCCGAGGCGGAAGCGCCCGCGGCTGCCGAAGCCTGA
- a CDS encoding serine hydrolase domain-containing protein, translating to MADADPRQDILHDTRPGPADSGVSRARRSWKRAAIAATLLLIAATVFALTAFDRTRWVPEQAPRPIAPARAAIVPGVPTAGPHLVDYQKLDARLTRLVAANDMVGLAVAVVENGQISFIKGYGVTEAGTDERVTTGTVFRWASLSKGVAGTLVAELAREGKLSLADPVSRWAPSLKLPNNGENIVTIADLLGQRTGIVHNAYDDKLEEGIDPHQIRTMLGKLDAYCKPATCHTYQNVAFDAASEIVANATRRSYADMVARKLLVPLGMTSASLTRAGLEASPSWAKPHVGRRTLKVADAYYQVPAAGGMNSSIFDLGLWMQAQMGGEPRVLAPAVLETAHRPQVTVERRHARSRYDRDVTEQRYAMGWRDMKYAGHHIVGHRGAVSGYRSLIYFDPALKAGVAVLWNSQSSKPLGVQNEVFDMFYKRPFEDWLELDKKEKQGR from the coding sequence GTGGCTGACGCCGACCCCCGGCAGGACATCCTTCACGATACCCGGCCCGGCCCGGCCGATTCGGGTGTTTCCCGCGCCAGGCGTTCGTGGAAGCGGGCGGCGATTGCGGCGACATTATTATTGATTGCGGCGACGGTGTTCGCGCTGACGGCGTTCGACCGCACACGCTGGGTGCCCGAACAGGCGCCGCGCCCGATCGCGCCGGCCCGTGCTGCGATCGTGCCGGGCGTGCCCACCGCCGGGCCGCATCTGGTGGATTATCAGAAGCTGGATGCGCGGCTGACGCGGCTGGTTGCGGCGAACGATATGGTGGGGCTGGCCGTCGCGGTGGTCGAAAACGGCCAGATCAGTTTCATCAAGGGTTATGGCGTCACCGAAGCGGGCACCGATGAACGGGTGACGACCGGCACCGTCTTTCGCTGGGCTTCCCTGTCCAAGGGGGTGGCGGGCACGCTGGTGGCCGAACTGGCGCGCGAAGGGAAGTTGTCGCTGGCCGATCCGGTATCGCGCTGGGCGCCATCGCTGAAGCTGCCCAATAATGGCGAGAATATCGTCACCATCGCCGATCTGCTCGGCCAGCGCACCGGCATCGTCCACAATGCGTATGACGACAAGCTGGAGGAGGGGATCGATCCCCACCAGATCCGCACGATGCTGGGCAAGCTGGATGCCTATTGCAAGCCGGCGACATGCCACACCTATCAGAATGTCGCATTTGACGCGGCAAGCGAGATCGTCGCCAATGCGACCAGGCGATCCTATGCCGACATGGTTGCCCGCAAACTGCTGGTGCCGTTGGGCATGACGAGCGCAAGCCTGACGCGCGCCGGCCTTGAGGCGTCGCCCAGCTGGGCCAAGCCGCATGTGGGCCGTCGCACGCTGAAGGTGGCGGATGCTTATTATCAGGTGCCTGCGGCGGGCGGCATGAATTCGTCCATCTTCGATCTTGGCCTGTGGATGCAGGCGCAGATGGGTGGCGAGCCGCGCGTGCTTGCGCCCGCGGTGCTCGAAACGGCGCATCGCCCGCAGGTGACGGTCGAGCGGCGCCATGCGCGCTCACGCTATGATCGCGACGTGACCGAGCAACGTTACGCCATGGGCTGGCGCGACATGAAATATGCCGGGCATCATATCGTCGGCCATCGCGGCGCGGTTTCGGGCTATCGATCGCTGATCTATTTTGATCCGGCGCTGAAGGCGGGTGTCGCGGTGCTGTGGAATTCGCAGAGCAGCAAGCCGCTGGGGGTGCAGAACGAAGTGTTCGACATGTTCTATAAACGGCCGTTCGAAGACTGGCTGGAACTCGACAAGAAGGAAAAGCAAGGCCGCTGA
- the leuC gene encoding 3-isopropylmalate dehydratase large subunit, whose translation MNAPRTLYEKIWDAHVVERRDDGTCLIFIDRHLVHEVTSPQAFEGLRAAGRTVRRPDLTLAVPDHNLPTTPRVDVAGHRIPIADVESAQQLAALEANAPAFGIRYIDATAPEQGIVHVVGPEQGFSLPGATIVCGDSHTSCHGGLGALAFGIGTSEVEHVLATQTLLLSPSKTMEVRVEGKLGFGVSPKDVVLAIIGKIGAAGGTGYVIEYTGSVFRDMSVEGRLTVSNMSIEGGARAGLVAPDDTTFAYLKGRPMAPTGENWDKAVAWWRSLATDPGARYDKVVVIDAADIAPSLTWGTSPEDVVPITGVVPDPDSFADPSKQEAARKSLAYMGLTPGTRMQDVPVENIFIGSCTNSRIEDLRAAAAVAKGRHVAPNIRQALIVPGSGLVKRQAEAEGLDRIFIDAGFEWREPGCSMCLAMNPDKVPPGERCASTSNRNFVGRQGPGARTHLVSPAMAAAAAVTGRLTDVRDLIGGDA comes from the coding sequence ATGAACGCACCCCGCACCCTGTACGAGAAGATCTGGGATGCCCACGTCGTTGAACGGCGTGACGACGGCACCTGCCTGATCTTCATCGATCGCCACCTGGTCCACGAAGTTACCAGCCCGCAGGCTTTTGAAGGGCTTCGCGCCGCCGGACGCACCGTCCGCCGGCCGGACCTGACGCTGGCGGTGCCGGATCATAATCTGCCGACCACGCCGCGCGTGGACGTGGCGGGGCATCGCATCCCGATCGCCGACGTCGAATCGGCGCAGCAGCTGGCCGCGCTTGAGGCGAACGCGCCGGCTTTCGGCATCCGTTATATCGACGCGACCGCACCCGAACAGGGCATCGTCCATGTCGTCGGGCCGGAGCAGGGCTTTTCGCTGCCGGGTGCTACGATCGTGTGCGGCGACAGCCATACGTCGTGCCACGGCGGCCTGGGCGCGCTGGCGTTCGGTATCGGCACGTCGGAGGTGGAGCATGTGCTGGCCACCCAGACGCTGCTGCTCAGCCCGTCGAAGACGATGGAAGTGCGGGTCGAGGGTAAGCTGGGCTTCGGCGTCAGCCCCAAGGATGTCGTGCTGGCGATCATCGGCAAGATCGGGGCGGCCGGCGGCACCGGCTATGTCATCGAATATACCGGCAGCGTGTTCCGTGACATGTCCGTCGAAGGGCGGCTGACCGTTTCGAACATGTCGATCGAGGGGGGCGCGCGCGCCGGCCTCGTCGCCCCGGACGATACGACCTTTGCCTATCTCAAAGGGCGGCCGATGGCCCCCACCGGCGAGAATTGGGACAAGGCGGTCGCCTGGTGGCGTTCGCTGGCGACCGATCCGGGCGCGCGTTACGACAAGGTGGTGGTGATCGACGCGGCCGATATCGCGCCAAGCCTGACCTGGGGCACCAGCCCGGAAGACGTGGTGCCGATCACCGGCGTCGTGCCCGATCCCGACAGCTTCGCCGATCCATCGAAGCAGGAAGCCGCGCGAAAGTCGCTGGCCTACATGGGGCTGACGCCGGGCACGCGGATGCAGGATGTGCCGGTGGAGAATATCTTCATCGGCAGCTGCACCAACAGCCGGATCGAAGATCTGCGCGCCGCCGCTGCTGTCGCCAAGGGGCGGCATGTGGCGCCGAACATCCGTCAGGCGCTGATCGTGCCGGGGTCCGGCCTCGTCAAGCGGCAGGCCGAAGCCGAAGGGCTGGACCGGATCTTCATCGACGCGGGATTTGAGTGGCGCGAACCCGGCTGTTCGATGTGCCTGGCGATGAACCCGGACAAGGTGCCGCCGGGCGAACGCTGCGCATCGACCAGCAACCGCAACTTTGTCGGCCGGCAAGGGCCGGGTGCGCGCACCCACCTCGTTTCGCCGGCGATGGCGGCGGCAGCGGCGGTGACCGGGCGGCTGACCGACGTGCGCGACCTGATCGGGGGCGACGCGTGA
- a CDS encoding N-acyl homoserine lactonase family protein, with the protein MKAVMAMAAGLMLAAAAPASASDPVVKLWRLDCGKVKNGDLGMFADSFALDGKRKDIVISCYLIRHGDDYLLWDTGFGAELAGREEEPIPGVKVSLARTVVDQLRQIGVKSEQVRHVAISHMHYDHSGQADSFPKATLLMGAEDLAILSANPKNPLLEPQRFDPWLKGDAPKEAVNGDKDIYGDGSVVMLTLPGHTPGHHGLLVRLKNKGPVLISGDLYHVAEQVPLNAVPTFNMDRAQTLSSQQRFGAIAQALKPTVIIAHEPADVAKLPTFPESAD; encoded by the coding sequence GTGAAGGCGGTGATGGCGATGGCGGCGGGGCTGATGCTCGCCGCCGCCGCGCCCGCGTCCGCCAGCGATCCTGTGGTCAAGCTGTGGCGGCTCGATTGCGGCAAGGTGAAGAACGGCGACCTCGGCATGTTCGCCGACAGCTTTGCGCTCGACGGCAAGCGCAAGGACATCGTGATTAGCTGCTACCTGATCCGCCATGGTGACGATTATCTGTTGTGGGATACGGGCTTCGGCGCGGAGCTGGCGGGCCGCGAGGAAGAACCGATCCCCGGCGTCAAGGTCAGCCTTGCGCGGACGGTGGTCGATCAATTGCGCCAGATCGGGGTGAAGTCCGAACAGGTGCGCCATGTCGCGATCAGCCACATGCATTATGACCATAGCGGCCAGGCGGACAGCTTTCCGAAGGCGACCTTGCTGATGGGCGCGGAGGATCTGGCGATCCTGTCCGCCAACCCGAAAAATCCGTTGCTGGAACCGCAGCGTTTCGATCCGTGGCTGAAGGGCGACGCGCCCAAGGAAGCGGTGAACGGGGACAAGGATATTTATGGCGACGGCAGCGTCGTCATGCTGACCTTGCCGGGGCACACGCCGGGCCACCACGGCCTGCTCGTCCGCCTGAAGAACAAGGGGCCGGTGCTGATCAGCGGCGACCTTTACCATGTCGCGGAACAGGTGCCGCTGAACGCGGTGCCGACCTTCAACATGGATCGCGCGCAGACGCTGTCGAGCCAGCAGCGTTTCGGCGCGATTGCCCAGGCGCTGAAGCCCACCGTGATCATCGCGCATGAACCGGCGGACGTCGCCAAATTGCCTACATTCCCGGAGTCCGCAGACTGA
- the leuD gene encoding 3-isopropylmalate dehydratase small subunit, producing MEPITTVDGRAFPLGRKNVDTDVIIPAHYLKTITRAGLGRGAFETIRAEPGNVFDDPEYAGAPIIIAGDNFGCGSSREHAAWALGDMGVQAVIAPSFSDIFSGNAFKNGIVTVVLPQAAVDRLLEVAKTHPITVDLESRTVTTPFQDRFAFEIDPFRRDCLMHGLDEIGLTLARDVAITAYETRIAAERPWLAA from the coding sequence ATGGAACCGATCACCACCGTCGATGGCCGCGCGTTTCCGCTCGGCCGCAAGAATGTCGACACCGACGTCATCATCCCGGCACACTATCTGAAGACGATCACCCGCGCCGGGCTTGGCCGGGGCGCGTTCGAAACGATCCGCGCCGAACCCGGCAACGTGTTCGACGATCCCGAATATGCCGGCGCCCCGATCATCATCGCGGGCGACAATTTCGGTTGCGGATCGAGCCGCGAACATGCCGCCTGGGCACTGGGCGACATGGGCGTGCAGGCGGTGATCGCGCCGAGCTTTTCGGACATTTTTTCGGGCAATGCGTTCAAGAACGGCATCGTCACGGTGGTGCTGCCGCAGGCGGCGGTGGATCGCCTGCTGGAAGTGGCGAAGACCCATCCGATCACGGTGGATCTGGAAAGCCGGACGGTGACGACGCCATTCCAGGATCGCTTCGCGTTCGAAATCGATCCGTTCCGTCGCGATTGCCTGATGCATGGTCTGGACGAAATCGGCCTGACCCTGGCGCGCGACGTGGCGATCACCGCTTATGAGACGCGGATTGCAGCAGAGCGACCTTGGCTCGCCGCCTGA
- a CDS encoding NADPH:quinone oxidoreductase family protein — protein MKALLSTAAGGPETLELLEIADPVAGPGQLVIAVKACAINYPDVLIIEDKYQFKPQRPFAPGAEVSGVVAAVGEGVEGWAIGDRVVATTGHGGMVEQVAVDAAKCYKLPEGRDYIEASALLLTYATTIHALVDRGQLKAGETLLVLGAAGGVGLAAVELGKAFGARVVAAVSTEEKAEAARKAGADEVILYGRAPFDKDQSKALAEAFKAAVGPNGADVIYDPVGGDYAEPALRSIAWEGRYLVVGFPAGIPKLALNLTLLKSCSISGVFWGAWAARNVAANRAHVATLFDLWAQGKITPVVSGIYPFAKGGDAIAKMGSRGAIGKLVVQVSE, from the coding sequence ATGAAGGCCCTTTTGTCCACCGCTGCCGGCGGCCCTGAAACGCTGGAACTGCTGGAGATCGCCGATCCAGTGGCTGGCCCCGGCCAACTGGTAATCGCGGTGAAGGCGTGCGCGATCAACTATCCCGACGTGCTGATCATCGAGGATAAATATCAGTTCAAGCCACAGCGGCCGTTCGCGCCGGGGGCCGAGGTTTCGGGTGTGGTTGCCGCGGTGGGCGAAGGCGTCGAAGGTTGGGCGATCGGCGATCGCGTGGTCGCCACGACCGGCCATGGCGGCATGGTCGAGCAGGTCGCGGTCGATGCGGCCAAATGCTATAAATTGCCGGAAGGGCGCGATTACATCGAAGCGTCGGCCTTGCTGCTGACCTATGCGACGACGATCCACGCGCTGGTCGATCGCGGGCAACTGAAGGCGGGCGAAACATTGCTGGTGCTGGGGGCTGCCGGCGGCGTGGGCCTGGCCGCGGTGGAACTGGGCAAGGCATTCGGCGCGCGCGTCGTGGCGGCCGTATCGACCGAGGAAAAGGCAGAGGCGGCGCGCAAGGCGGGCGCGGACGAGGTGATCCTGTATGGCCGCGCGCCATTCGACAAGGATCAGTCGAAGGCGCTGGCCGAGGCGTTCAAGGCTGCGGTCGGCCCCAATGGCGCGGATGTGATCTACGATCCGGTCGGCGGGGATTATGCCGAACCGGCGCTCCGTTCGATCGCGTGGGAGGGGCGCTATCTGGTCGTCGGTTTCCCGGCGGGCATTCCCAAGCTCGCGCTCAATCTGACGTTGCTCAAGAGCTGCAGCATATCGGGCGTGTTCTGGGGCGCATGGGCGGCGCGCAACGTCGCGGCCAACCGCGCGCATGTCGCCACGCTGTTCGACCTGTGGGCGCAGGGCAAGATCACCCCGGTCGTGTCGGGCATCTATCCGTTCGCCAAGGGCGGCGACGCCATCGCCAAGATGGGTTCGCGCGGCGCGATCGGGAAGCTGGTGGTGCAGGTTTCCGAATAG
- a CDS encoding queuosine precursor transporter yields the protein MDGVEQRRPITVEAGALGARPLRYFDFMMAGFVAIMLLSNVLGAGKVAVVDLPGIGDWPFGAGILFFPLGYVLGDVLTEVYGYARARRCIWVGTVALLFMAFMSWVVVKLPPAETWGGQAAYEQVFGQVPRIVFASITAFWAGEFANSYVLARMKVWTKGRHLWTRTIGSTVVGQGVDSLLFYPLAFWGAEGWTHPLVFKVLVTQWVLKVSWEVLLTPVTYLVVGFLKRREGVDIYDETTNFTPFRAGL from the coding sequence ATGGACGGGGTGGAACAAAGGCGGCCGATCACGGTCGAGGCGGGGGCGCTCGGCGCGCGGCCGCTGCGCTATTTCGATTTCATGATGGCGGGCTTCGTCGCCATCATGTTGCTGTCGAACGTGCTGGGCGCGGGCAAGGTTGCGGTGGTCGATCTGCCGGGGATTGGCGACTGGCCGTTCGGTGCCGGCATCCTGTTCTTCCCGCTTGGCTATGTGCTGGGCGATGTGCTGACCGAAGTCTATGGCTATGCCCGTGCGCGTCGCTGCATCTGGGTGGGCACGGTCGCCTTGCTGTTCATGGCGTTCATGTCGTGGGTGGTGGTGAAACTGCCGCCGGCCGAAACCTGGGGTGGGCAGGCCGCCTATGAACAGGTGTTCGGCCAGGTGCCGCGCATCGTGTTCGCATCGATCACGGCATTCTGGGCGGGGGAGTTCGCCAACAGCTACGTCCTTGCACGCATGAAGGTGTGGACCAAGGGCCGCCACCTTTGGACCCGCACGATCGGATCGACGGTGGTGGGGCAGGGGGTCGACAGCCTGCTATTCTATCCACTGGCTTTCTGGGGTGCAGAGGGGTGGACCCACCCGCTGGTGTTCAAGGTGCTCGTCACCCAATGGGTGCTGAAGGTGAGCTGGGAGGTGCTGCTGACCCCCGTCACCTATCTGGTCGTTGGGTTCCTGAAACGGCGCGAGGGCGTGGACATCTACGACGAAACGACCAATTTTACGCCGTTCCGGGCGGGGCTGTAA
- a CDS encoding pentapeptide repeat-containing protein, which yields MEDLFADRAIRAKTLSRSDVEILSIAGSPSEIVDCDLEEADLSDLNLTGWTFERCNMRRTKFTGARLEGTRWISCRGPFADFVGVDLSEAVFSASDFNNAGFRRAGLSAAVFRGCKLTGADLTDAKCMDAVFEETLLINAKLPSHSFRKLTLRRLDFSQADIRKCDFRDVVFEACSLRDANMHGSRFEGADLRGADIGGLRLMDAALFRGATISREQAGQLLGELGLNVR from the coding sequence ATGGAAGACCTGTTCGCCGATCGCGCCATCCGCGCGAAAACCCTGTCGCGATCCGATGTGGAGATACTTTCCATAGCGGGATCGCCCAGCGAGATCGTGGATTGTGATCTGGAAGAGGCCGACCTGTCAGACCTGAACCTGACCGGCTGGACGTTCGAGCGCTGCAACATGCGCCGCACCAAGTTTACCGGCGCGCGGCTGGAGGGGACCAGGTGGATCAGCTGCCGCGGGCCGTTCGCCGATTTCGTCGGCGTGGACCTGAGCGAAGCGGTGTTCAGCGCGAGCGATTTCAACAATGCGGGGTTCCGGCGCGCGGGGCTGTCAGCGGCTGTGTTCCGCGGCTGCAAGCTGACGGGCGCCGACCTGACCGATGCGAAGTGCATGGACGCGGTGTTCGAAGAAACGCTGCTGATCAACGCCAAGCTGCCATCGCACTCGTTCCGCAAGCTGACCTTGCGGCGGCTGGATTTCAGCCAGGCGGATATCCGCAAATGTGATTTCCGCGACGTGGTGTTTGAAGCGTGCAGCCTGCGCGACGCGAATATGCACGGATCGCGCTTTGAAGGGGCGGACCTGCGCGGCGCGGATATCGGCGGGTTGCGGCTGATGGATGCGGCGCTGTTTCGTGGCGCGACGATATCCCGCGAACAAGCGGGGCAGCTGTTGGGCGAGCTTGGGCTTAACGTCCGCTAG
- a CDS encoding SDR family NAD(P)-dependent oxidoreductase, whose translation MTAGSLEGKTALVTGASRGIGAATAEALAAAGAHVILTARTAGGLEEVEGRIHAAGGTATIAPLDLTDSDSITRLATAVSGRWPALDILVLNAATLGTLGPVPAIDGKEFGKVLALNVIAQQAMLAAFDPMLKASSGARVIGVTSSVGQRARAYWGPYAASKAAMESLLLTYADEVENLGDIRVAIVDPGATATKMRARAFPGEDPKTIQQPEAVADAIVELVRKGYPTGARQRVAAILPTSHAAL comes from the coding sequence GTGACGGCTGGTTCGTTGGAAGGCAAGACCGCCCTCGTCACCGGCGCGTCGCGCGGCATTGGTGCCGCCACGGCAGAGGCGCTGGCAGCCGCCGGCGCGCACGTCATCCTGACCGCGCGCACGGCGGGCGGGCTGGAAGAAGTCGAAGGCCGGATCCATGCCGCCGGCGGCACCGCCACCATCGCCCCGCTCGATCTGACGGATAGCGACAGCATCACCCGGCTGGCCACGGCCGTGTCGGGCCGCTGGCCTGCGCTCGACATCCTCGTCCTCAATGCCGCGACCCTGGGCACACTCGGCCCGGTCCCCGCGATCGACGGCAAGGAATTTGGCAAGGTGCTGGCGCTCAATGTCATCGCCCAGCAGGCGATGCTCGCAGCATTCGATCCGATGCTGAAAGCCAGTTCGGGCGCACGGGTGATCGGCGTCACGTCCAGCGTCGGCCAGCGCGCGCGGGCTTATTGGGGTCCTTATGCGGCCTCCAAGGCGGCCATGGAATCGCTCCTGCTCACTTATGCCGACGAGGTTGAAAATCTCGGCGACATCCGTGTCGCCATCGTCGATCCGGGTGCGACCGCAACCAAGATGCGCGCCCGCGCCTTCCCCGGCGAGGATCCGAAGACGATCCAGCAGCCAGAAGCGGTGGCCGACGCGATCGTCGAACTGGTTCGCAAGGGTTATCCCACCGGCGCCCGGCAGCGGGTGGCCGCGATCCTGCCGACCAGCCACGCGGCGCTTTGA